Genomic window (Trichomycterus rosablanca isolate fTriRos1 chromosome 16, fTriRos1.hap1, whole genome shotgun sequence):
GAGGCTAGGAAAACAAAGTCCTTTGTTATCGTAAACAAAAGGtcgactcatcagaccacaataGACATCTTCAAATGCAAATACAAAGACTTTAAACTTGGAAGCGATCAAGGTCCTTCAGAGAACATGATGTCCTTTATTCCAAAAAACAACTTGGACAGTGGACACATCAGACAGTCAAcctttttttgctttgtgtcaGTACATCTCAGGTGAGCTTAAGCCCAGAGAAGATGGCAGCATTACTGGATGTTACCGATATATAACCGATATGTTCTGATTTGCATTGTGGAGTCTTAACTTGTAGATGCGTCTATGACCTGCATTTACTGACAAGAATTGTCCGAAGTATTCCtaagcccatgtggtaataATTATTACAGAAGCATGTTGGTTTTCGATGCAGTGCCATGTTAGGGGCATTCATTGTTGCTTTTTGGCTTTGTTTTTCTGGAATATCTGACTCTTTTAGTGTTGTTAAAGACTATAGATAATAAAATTCCATGCATTGAGAAAAGTTATTCTAAAACTGCTGTACTATTCAATCGTGTAGTTTTTTCAAGGTGGCAAATCTTGACCCATCCATGCTTGTAAAGAACCAAGCACCATTTCAGTGccctgatttttatttatttatttatttattttttacattttagccTGAAAGATGATTGTCTTTCTGCATAATCCAATTTCAGACTAAATACTGCACAATTTACCTGTGACTGCAAAACAAGCCTAAATCACCCTTACACCACAATGCTTGACAGCTGAAACAAGATGTTTATGGTGATAAGCTGATTTGCATTGTGGAGTCTTAACTTGTATTTGTAGATGCAGCTatgaactgtgtttatttaaggaTGATTTACTGTATTCCTGAGCCATAGTGGTAATAATAATTCCAGAAGCATGTCGGTTGTAGATGCAGTGCTATGTGAGGGCTCAAAGATGAGGTTGGTTTTTGGCTTTGCCTTTAGGTACAGTAATTTCTCTAGattcttttaattttaaactgctggactttgctgtcatacagttttttttaactgtggcAAACTTTGACTCATACACGCTCATACACAATTGAGCCTTTCATTAATGCTTCTTGATGGCATCATCTATGGAAAGTTCTAAGAGATGGTTTAAAAGTTTTGATCATTTCACAAACTTCCAAGTGTTATTTTGCTCGTTCTTGACTTTGtgttgcaggaattaaattagtACTAAATTAGTACTTCATACTATTTACAAAAAACAGTGAAGTTAAtaaggtaaaacataaaaagtcTCTTCTTTGTGATGTTATAATGAAATGCTTCATTTTATGATTCACTGCATTGTGTTTTTATCATTAGTATTTTACTTACTTGCAATTTACTTCcatttggaattggggttgtttTTTCAGATGAATTCAAGCCCAGAAAAGCTGCTGTTGTTTCTGAATGTTTCTGACATAGTCATGATAAACAGAAAGTAGACCAACATTTAAAAACCAGATGAAAAAACAAGTACACCATATAATTTAGTAACATGTAGAACCATCTTCAGTAACAGTAATTTGGCGTAAACTTTTTGCGTTGAAGTTCATGAGTTTTCCTCATCACTTGGAGAAATATTGGCTCTTTTTAAGCAGCACTGCTTCAGTTCATTGATGTTTGAGGGCATATGTGatgccacagcatctcagtgAGAGCAAGGTCTTGGTCGTTTCAACATGTTTTTTAGTTTAAGACtattgtcttgctgcatgacccagtTTCAGCCTTTGTTAAGCTGTCAGGCAGGGCATTGGATTTTATCAAATGTGCATTACTGCAAGTTTCCAAAGTTTAAATAGAATTGATGCAttatttcaggttgcatttcttaagGCAGTTTCAGACTGTATTAACTGAAAAAGGTTTTCCAGATTACTCTCACACCTATTTGACTAAATTTGACGCGGTCTAATGCAATATTCGCACAATCAATACACGGGTTCACCAAGGCTTCACAAAGGTGATCCAACCAAAGACATGAAGGGCATAACTCATGCCCGTCGTAAGTCTCCAAGGCAGCAAGGCACTGGTTACAACCGTTCAACACACGACGGTTCTGCGTTGTTGATATCGCTGTTTCACTCCTAGTACTGAGTAGTACTAAAAAGGAGTAAAAAACTGCACCGAGTACAAACTCGAGGTGAAAACGGCGTGACCACGGTACACACGCTGAGCAATGCTATCGTTATAATATCACGAGCTGTCAGCTCACAAAACACCGAGTATGAAAACTCTAGGTGAAACACTGAACGCCAGGTAATCCTTCCAGTTATCACCAAGTATGAAACTCTAGGTGAAACACTGAACGCCAGGTAATCCTTCCAGTTATCACCGAGTATGAAACTCTAGATGACAAGGCTGTGTTGCTAATGTAAAAGCAATCTTTTCCATAACTCGAACGCAGAAGCAATGTCACTTAACACCGAGTACAGAACTCTAGATGAAAGCGCTAAATTATTACAAAAATCTACTCAATACAGCGAATGAGTGTTGGCTTCACTTAACACCGAGTATAAACTTTAGGTGAAGAGAAATGCGCTGCTAGTGCTCGGAGTTGTAACTTTTCGAGCAGTGCGTTCCACATAAAAACGAATGTTACTCTAGGTTAGCGcgaactacagtgtatcacaaaagtgagtacacccctcacatttctgcagatatttaagtatatcttttcatgggacaacactgacaaaatgacactttgacacaatgaaaagtagtctgtgtgcagcttatataacagtgtaaatttattcttccctcaaaataactcaatatacagccattaatgtctaaaccaccggcaacaaaagtgagtacacccctaagagactacaccactaaatgtccaaattgagcactgcttgtcattttccctccaaaatgtcatgtgatttgttagtgttactaggtctcaggtgtgcatagggagcaggtgtgttcaatttagtagtacagctctcacactctctcatactggtcactgaaagttccaacatggcacctcatggcaaagaactctctgaggatcctaaaagacgaattgttgcgctacaagaagattgccaacaccctgaaactgagctgcagcacagtggccaagatcatccagcgttttaaaagagcagggtccactcagaacagacctcgcgttggtcgtccaaagaagctgagtgcacgtgctcagcgtcacatccaactgctgtctttgaaagataggcgcaggagtgctgtcagcattgctgcagagattgaaaaggtggggggtcagcctgtcagtgctcagaccatacgccgcacactacatcaaattggtctgcatggctgtcaccccagaaggaagcctcttctgaagtctctacacgagaaagcccgcaaacagtttgctgaagacatgtcaacaaaggacatggattactggaaccatgtcctatggtctgatgagaccaagattaatttgtttggttcagatggtctcaagcatgtgtggcggcaatcaggtgaggagtacaaagataagtgtgtcatgcctacagtcaagcatggtggtgggaatgccatggtctggggctgcatgagtgcagcaggtgttggggagttacatttcattgagggacacatgaactccaatatgtactgtgaaatactgaagcagagcatgatcccctccctccggaaactgggtcgcagggcagtgttccagcatgataatgaccccaaacacacctctaagacgaccactgctttattgaagaggctgagggtaaaggtgatggactggccaagcatgtctccagacctaaacccaatagaacatctttggggcatcctcaagcggaaggtggaggagcgcaaagtctcgaatatccgccagctccgtgatgtcgtcatggaggagtggaaaagcattccagtggcaacctgtgaagctctggtaaactccatgcccaggagagttaaggcagttctgggaaataatgatggccacacaaaatattgacacttcaggaactttcactaaggggtgtactcacttttgttgccggtggtttagacattaatggctgtatattgagttattttgagggaagaataaatttacactgttatataagctgcacacagactacttttcattgtgtcaaagtgtcattttgtcagtgttgtcccatgaaaagatatacttaaatatctgcagaaatgtgaggggtgtactcacttttgtgatacactgtaactccTGTAGTACATAAGAGTTCCACGTACAGTATCAGTTCAGTTTACTCCACACCGAGTAATCTCCGGGTGGGAAATGAAGAAAATCCAGTAACAAACACAGCTTCTCTGGCTCATTCTCACACCGAGCGCACTCTAGGTGGATTTGGTTGCCAGATCCCGCTGGATTACTCACAGCCCGTAGAGGACGAATAAAATTCGTAGCTCCGACACTAAGTGTCACCGGGCTGAGCTACGGTCTTGAAGGCGAGACGAGAAAAGAGGAAGACTGCGTGAGTCACAGGTGTATTATACAGTAAGTGACATCACTGCAGGGGTCACGTGTGACTAATTTGGTATAAAATATCTCGGTCTGAAGCGCGCACGCGCGGGATTATCCACTACTAGGCACCGCCCTGGCGGTCAGGAGATACGAAACATAACACGCAGAAAGGAACCTGGCCATTCGGCCATGAAACTGAACCAAGGTCCTTCCAGCTGCAGGCTGACGGTGcttcccactgcgccaccttgcTGCCCATTGTTTAGAGTTGTGGTTGTGAATTTGCTCCCAGTGTATTGTAGACATGGTACTCTTGTGCAATTGAAAACAGACAATAACACACTGAGCACACACCGATCATTATGGATTCATTGTTCTAGATGCATATCATATCGTATTATCGTATTTATAATCCTGGTGCACTGTAAAAATGGACAGAATAATAAAGAAGGATTACTCCTATGGGATGACTTTCACAGGAATCCCAGATAAACCTCACATGGACACAAGGGTAACAtgtcaaactcctcacagagTGACCTGAGGTGAGGATTGGACCAAAGACCTCAAGAACCAAGTTGCTGTGCTCCTGCCATTTATCACTAGATGGCGCTGTTCTGTATCTACTCTGATGTTAAGCAAACACAGTACAGTCTTTTCTGAGAGCTCTACTACAGGAAGTGGTCTAACGAGGGAAAATAAAGATGCAGTAAACAGTAATGTGCTGACCACTTTAttgaaatattatttttaaacgaCTGTTAATTTTTCCACATATTTAATAAACGTGTGCTTTAAACGGGAGCTGTCACATGAGTTACTGTTATTGTCAAACAACAAGTTCTAATCGGATTTTTTGGGTTAAATAGCAGTCTAACAGAATATGAGGATCAGTGGTGGAACCTCTTGTTAGTAATGGATGTAGAAGTTGGCTGCTTGTCTTTTAGGCAGCCGTACGCAGGTCTGGTGTTGAATGGGGTTAAAACAGTGGAGAGCAGatggcgccctctgctggcggaGATGCAGAACTGCACTATAGCGGTGCATATAGCGCAAAGAGACTGGGAGGGAGAGGACTGGAGAGACATCCTCACTGAGAAGCTGGCAATGAACCATCATGAAGTTCAGGAGCTGCTGGAGTCCGGGGAGAGGTTCGGCCGTGGTGTTATCGCAGGTGCGAACTTTATATACTGTTCTTTTAATATAGGGTTGATTTTAGGGGCCCTGAATTAAGACAAGAACCAAGACCATAAGACTACTAGATTGTCCATCCACCCTTTGTCTGTCTTAAGTGAGTGATTGATTATCCTGGTCCTTAGTCATGGTCAAAATCCAAGACTCTAGAGACTATACTGGAAATCCTCAAGAGTACACCTTTGTGCACCAGTTTTTCACACATCAAATCACATGCCAACTTAAGAGCAGCCAATCCTTCTACTGCATTACTATCTCCACATTTGGATTGGTAGTTGCTTAACACTTAATAGTCTAAGCTTGTAACTAAAAGGTTATGAGTTCCAACCTCCACTGTTAAGTCTTCAGCTAGATCTTAAACCTCAACTGCTCAGCACTGTGTTTTGATTATATGCTGCAGGTCActtaaaattaatgttattcttTAATGTTGCTTTGAAAAAATATTAGCCCTTAttggaatgctttttacttACTGTGAAATGCTGTATTTGCTTTTTGCCAGTCATAATGAGATACTAGTTGtccaatatatatatttatattatatatatatatatatattttaatattgggTTATTTCAGGGGCCCTGAATAGACATATGATCCAAGACCATAAGAGTAGTAGACTGCACATCTACCCATTTGTCTGTCTTAAGTGAGTGATTGATTATCTTAGTTCTTAGTCTCTTAGTCATGGTCAAGATCCAAGAGTCAAGAGACTATACTGGAAATCCTAGTAGGTTGTCTTGGATGCTAGGTACAAATACACCTTCGGGTGCCAGTTTTTCACAGATCATCAAATCACATGCCAACTTAAGAGCAGCCAATCCTTTTACTGGTCTATTTTATTAGGCAGGAGAAAACATGGCAAACTCAATCCAGTCATGTTATTTCAATGAATAGAATAAGTACTCAACCacctctgtttttatttaatatattgttaTTCATGTATTCCTCATAAAATTACAAACAAAACGCTTTTTGAATTtggaattataattataacttaTAGAGGGGGTATTCAGACTTCTTAAATTAATcacataataatagtaatactacaGTTTTAACACATTCTGCTTTGCAAATTGCATATCATGGTACAAGGGTCATTTTGATGAACTTGCAGTTTTAAAATCCTTAACTTTGAGATTGGCTAGGCCATGCAAAAAACGTAATCttatttttaatgaataatattaagttattttggcTTTGTGTTTGAGAGTGTTGCCTGGTTGAACTGTTCAGATTGTTCAGATTTTTAGCAGATGAAAATTATTCTTCATTATGTTCTATTACATTGCTCCAAtaatgttttctttaaaaatatgtaatttcCCAGTACTGTTTGGTTAGAAGCAGCTCTAAATCAGGACATTACCACTTCCATACTTGACTctgggtatggtgttcttgaaATCACATGTGCACTCCTCCTTTCACCAAACATGACAAGCTGAATTATTGCCTCAGAGTTCTATGTTATGTTTTCTGGTCATTATTCTGATTTGTCCGAACAACTGTGTGCAATACTAGATGTTTATCTTTGAGCTACTTTGTATGAAACTGATATTTAATGACAAGCGCACAAACAAGAAGCATCTCAGTACTTGGTCAGCAGCACCTGGTGGTTCAGCCTCTTATTTGCTGGAAGGAGTTTTTTTCTGGACACACTTTCAGTTGGCTACCAAACATGATTGTATGCTCTTTTAAAGAAGTTGTAAACAAAAGCTTTGTTTTACAATTTATaactacattttataaaattttaTAAAGTTTGTTATGGTTATGAGGTTATGAGTTCCAACCTCCACTGTTGAGTCCTTAGCTAGACccttaaaatacacttaaaataaatattagtcTTGAATGTTGCTTTGGAAAAATATAGCCCTTATTGCAAAACCTGTTACTTACTGTGAAATGCTGTGTTTTCTTTGCCTGGCGTAATGAGATACTAGTTGTCCAAAAAGTTCCAGCTTGGATTCATCTGTCAATAGAACTGAGGCATGTTCTGGGTTGTTAATCTGCTGCAGTATGAATCCTTCACCACAAAATAACCTTGTAACCCTTTCAAACTGATGTATTTTGTAAGTTCTAATGGAAAGTAATTTTATAATTCCATGTTTATCTGCAGGGCTAGCTGAAATCAAGCATGGCTGTGTTTAGTCTGCTAAATTTGGTAACCATGAAAGTAATTACCCTTTTTACAAGGGTTTACTGCATGTGTTAAACAGtagtattttttcatttaaaaatgtgttgtgtaCCATGAGGTCGAATAAGCAGCTTTATCATGGATGTAAAAATGCAGATGTTAGAAATGTAGTAAAAGTTATACAAACACCATATTAAAAAGTACACCAAcaaccaaatgtatgtggacaccctgtgTAATTATCTGTATAAAGATAATatatataactgtatatatatccTGTTCCAGGATGACTGCTACtatgcacaaagtgaggtcttTAAATATACAGTTTAACAAGCTTTCCCAGAACAGTATAATGGAAAGGTGGAACcactgggatgtccaacaagctcattgttaGATATCAACATATTCTTGCCTACTTTTGTAGATGACTAAAATATTGTTGTACACTGTATTTCTGACATGGTTGATCTATTTTAAAATGTGGATATGTGATGTGTAGGGATAAATTGCTTTCTCTTAATGAAAATATGTGATAGATATTGCTTTACAGTGCCTGACCTGAGCAGAACCATGTGTCTGAAATGTACCAGATTATTTAGGAAGCTAACAGCACACAGTGGAACATGTGTTGATGCAGAGTGTTTATTTGCACAGTGCAATGTTATTGGTCTGTTTTGTTAAACAGGTCTTGTGGATGTTGAGGAAACATGGTTGTGTTCTGAAGATGTCCCTCTGGAGCAGATGAGAGAGCTGGAGAAGACAGCGTTTCTGACTGGACTCGCCCAAAAATACCTCACAAGACTGTCAAACCCCCGCTGGCTCACAGAGCCGCTGTATTCAAGAGGACATAAAAACATTTGGACGGTAAAGATCCCACTGCACCTGCTGCCCTCTGCTTCGGTGGTTAAGGTTTTATAGCAGTAAATCAGTGATGCGGTGCTGATTTGTGGTGTATAAATATGGCTTTCTTTGTGTATGAACTTTTTTGGAATATAGACCATATGTTCTATATAATACATCGTCAACATATGACTTTTAATACGTAGTTTTGGCTATTTCAGGCAGTGCAGCTAACACGTTTATAAAATACAACCATGCAATTTCCTTAGACAAATACTTTCAGTAGAAGATGTCCTCATCAGCTTAGTAACATGCATTGCTGCACACCCGGCATAGTCAGTTTAAAATGCTGTTATTGTTAAGTTGAACTGGAAAGGAGCAGCAACATCACATTCACAAAATGATTGGCATATCAGCCCAACAACTGTTCATCTCGAGAATCataattacaaaattacaatattacaaatgctttggtgGTTAAATGGAAGCAGGTTTCCCTTTTGGTTTTTTAGTCTAGTGTAAAGGCTTTTCAGAAAAGTATAAACTGCTGTAACAACAAAGAGTCAATAACTGTTTACCATGTACATGAATTTGGTGATCAAATGTCTCCAATAGATTTTACCAATTAGTGTATGTTAAATTAAGATCTTTGAAGGTTACATGGAATTTTAATGGATATCTAATTTTAAAAGGGGCTCATGACTAATCGTGTGATGCTTCTTCATAGACTGCTCTCTGTCCAGATAATATTTCAGACTTATGTGTTTTCAGAAAGTTTTTTGACCCAGGGTGACTCTGATTGGGAGGAAGTAGACAGTATAAATGAGTAAAAGACTAATAACTTTGTTAGCAACATTGTGGTCtatgattgtttttgcatcTTTTAATGAAATCTTACTATACCaccaaataaaaaagtaatgtcCTGGtaacagataccacaggactccttcagaaatcttgtggaggctttgtAACTCAGATCTGTTTTGAAAGCATTGACAGCAGTGTCAACCATTTATAAAGAAGAAATTTAGTTAGTGCCTTCTCTCAATGGTCTGCCCTACAGTGCTCAAAATGCATTACACATACTAATTtccacactccaaaatcttgtacaaATCCTTCTCAAAGTGTGGGTGTGTTATAGTGACATAATTTTGAATGGGTTAGGTGCTTTATTTGAACTTTATTTGAATGTTGATGGTTTTGGTATAGTTGGAGTTATTTTGACCCTCTAGTGTATTTTCTATGCTGCCTTGGGCACCAGACAGGTTTTGCATGTTATACAGGGTGGGGCATAAAGATCTCCCACATTTGGAGTGGGCACCGTATGGGCTGTAGTGGCAGTAGAGAGGCGGGACAGGTTTCATTCGGTAGGCTAGGCTCTACCATTTTCATTTTCTTCatcaattattataaaaattttgAGGGAAATGTTTCCTGGGCATTTGATCTCTTTAAGGGGAGACGTGGGGTGGCCGGCAAGGTCACCAGATTTAAGCCCTTGTGACTTTTTCCTTTGGGGATACCTAAAGGAAAAGGTTTTCCGACATCGTCCTCGAACTCTTGAGGATTTGAAGGAAAGGATCCGAGAGGAAATCGACGCAATACCACCTGAGATGACACGGAGAGTCTTGTATTGTATTGCCAATGTATTGCCAACAACGGCCGCCATTTGTctgatataatttttaaaacccattaaaacaaaactgttttttatgtacttttcagaaatataagcattttttttctaGATAGTTGGGTTCTTTTGGTAGATTCATTCAAAATGTGGGAGATCTTTATGCCCCACCCTGTATTTACCATAACAACTGCTTAATCTCTTCGCACTTGGCAAAGGTGTATTCTGCTTAACTGTTGGTTTAATGTTGTATACATACCTGTCTGCCATATGTCCTGGTTTTGTGGCACTTTTGAGTTCATTTTTGCACTTACAACAGTCTAACTATTATGGTGTCTAAGCTAAAGGTATTTTTAGCAATTTAGCCACTCTCATTAATAGTAACCCTTATATGAGCATTTATTAATTAGTTCATTTATTAGTATGTTTAGTTCAGGAACAATGCAGCATGCTTAAGGCTGCCACAACTGTCTCTGCCTACTCAGTCAGGTGCCATCTGATTGGCTACAATTTCTGCAGCGTATACCAGTGTCCTATTGTTTAATCGAATGCTTTACTTTGTATTGAAATATGACACATAAATAGAAGGCTGCACTGTATGTAGATCTATTATTTAGTTGTTATGGGTCATTCTAcgtataatttggggtacatagttttagaacaatccatttttgagttgctgagtggagttctgttagtaacatagttgacagaacttttgcggacattaataaataaagatatttaaattatttaaaagagaaactcaatttaaaaaatattatttttctttagtatttaaactttttaaataaataaaaaaatagatgttgttgcccttaatgattttattcattattttgaaaccaaggcaccctcaacttaaaaaacggacacagcaaaaactgttcatttaggaacatcatgacaaatttcaagctaaatgaagcatagaatgcacataatgtttttgtgatattacaacatgttttccattaataggtaaaatatgacatttatgaaaatagttagaataaatataattattatcattggacatggaatgtaccccaaattaaaGAATGACTCTTATACTGAAGTTATTGGTATCTACTCTCAGGTTAGTCAGTTAGGTACTTAGTTGTATGACATACAGTTTCCTAAGTGGGTGTTTACGGCAAATTCATTTCCATTGATAGTGTATCAGAACGAATCAGAGCCTGTAAATGCCTATCAGTTTTTGTGCCCCCCAAGTTCTGACATGATACATGTCTAGTAGATTCAATACTAAATTGCATTTTTGCTCCATATGTTTAATTTGAAATTTGCAGATTAGTGTGTTATTAATGACTGTAATGGAAAAAGTAACGTTCAGGGAAATCTGACCTGTTTGCTTGCTTTTCAGCTAAGCCAAATGCTACTTA
Coding sequences:
- the zgc:110222 gene encoding protein EOLA1 yields the protein MDVEVGCLSFRQPYAGLVLNGVKTVESRWRPLLAEMQNCTIAVHIAQRDWEGEDWRDILTEKLAMNHHEVQELLESGERFGRGVIAGLVDVEETWLCSEDVPLEQMRELEKTAFLTGLAQKYLTRLSNPRWLTEPLYSRGHKNIWTVKIPLHLLPSASVVKVL